One genomic window of Salvia miltiorrhiza cultivar Shanhuang (shh) chromosome 4, IMPLAD_Smil_shh, whole genome shotgun sequence includes the following:
- the LOC131021089 gene encoding elongation factor G-2, mitochondrial — MAARSVRSSTTRLLYSICASSIGASTQTSRAALIPGNFHLRYFSAGSAAAARLREEKEVWWKESMQKLRNIGISAHIDSGKTTLTERVLFYTGRIHEIHEVRGKDGVGAKMDSMDLEREKGITIQSAATYCTWKDYQVNIIDTPGHVDFTIEVERALRVLDGAILVLCSVGGVQSQSITVDRQMRRYEVPRVAFINKLDRMGADPWKVLNQARAKLRHHSAAVQMPIGLEDDFKGLIDLVKMKAYYFHGSSGEKIVTEDIPANLNELALEKRHELVEIVSEVDDQLAEAFLSDEPILAADLEEAIRRATIARKFVPVFMGSAFKNKGVQPLLDGVLSYLPCPTEVSNQALDQSKNEEKVTLSGSPAGPLVALAFKLEEGRFGQLTYLRIYEGVIKKGDFIVNVNTGKKVKVPRLVRMHSNEMEDIQQAHAGQIVAVFGVDCASGDTFTDGSVRYTMTSMSVPEPVMSLAISAVSKDSGGNFSKALNRFQREDPTFRVGLDAESAQTIISGMGELHLDIYVERMRREYKVEATVGKPRVNFRETITQRAAFDYLHKKQSGGQGQYGRVIGYMEPLPPGSGTKFEFENNLVGQAIPPNFVPAIEKGFKEAVNSGSLIGHPVENIRIVLTDGAAHTVDSSELAFKMAAIYAFRQCYTIAKPVIMEPVMLVELKFPTEFQGTVTGDINKRKGLIVGNDQEGDDCVLTAHVPLNNMFGYSTALRSMTQGKGEFTMEYLEHSQVSQDVQTQLVNAHNATKSGQ; from the exons ATGGCAGCCCGCTCGGTCCGATCCTCTACGACGCGCCTACTGTACTCCATCTGCGCGTCTTCCATCGGCGCGTCGACGCAGACCTCCAGAGCCGCTCTGATCCCCGGGAATTTCCATCTCCGCTACTTCTCCGccgggagcgccgccgccgcacGCTTGAGGGAGGAGAAGGAGGTGTGGTGGAAGGAGTCTATGCAGAAGCTCCGCAACATCGGGATTTCTGCTCACATCGATTCGGGTAAAACCACGCTCACGGAGCGAGTGCTGTTTTATACGGGTCGGATCCACGAGATTCATGAGGTGCGGGGGAAGGATGGAGTTGGGGCGAAAATGGATTCCATGGatttggagagagagaaagggattACTATACAATCCGCTGCTACTTACTGTACCTGGAAGGATTACCAG GTTAACATAATTGACACACCAGGTCACGTTGATTTCACTATCGAAGTCGAGAGAGCTTTACGCGTGCTAGATGGTGCCATTCTTGTCTTGTGTAGCGTTGGTGGTGTTCAGAGTCAGTCGATTACAGTTGATAGGCAAATGAGAAGATATGAGGTTCCTAGAGTTGCTTTTATTAACAAGCTTGACCGGATGGGGGCTGATCCATGGAAAGTGCTCAATCAG GCACGAGCCAAACTTCGACACCACAGCGCTGCTGTGCAGATGCCAATTGGTTTGGAGGATGACTTCAAGGGTCTAATTGACTTAGTCAAAATGAAAGCTTACTACTTTCATGGTTCCAGTGG TGAGAAAATTGTGACGGAAGATATTCCTGCTAATCTCAATGAGCTTGCTCTGGAAAAACGACATGAGTTGGTTGAAATAGTGTCGGAGGTTGATGACCAGCTTGCTGAGGCGTTTCTTAGTGATGAGCCTATATTGGCTGCTGATCTTGAG GAAGCAATCCGAAGAGCTACCATAGCACGGAAATTTGTGCCAGTGTTCATGGGTAGTGCTTTCAAGAACAAG GGCGTTCAACCACTTCTTGATGGTGTACTTAGCTATTTGCCTTGTCCAACTGAAGTTAGTAACCAGGCTCTCGATCAATCTAAGAATGAAGAAAAG GTTACGCTATCAGGAAGCCCTGCTGGTCCTCTTGTTGCCTTAGCTTTCAAATTGGAGGAAGGGCGATTTGGCCAGTTGACGTATTTAAG AATCTATGAAGGTGTCATTAAGAAAGGTGATTTTATAGTTAATGTAAACACAGGGAAGAAAGTCAAG GTTCCTCGATTGGTGCGGATGCACTCAAATGAAATGGAG GATATTCAACAAGCTCATGCAGGACAAATAGTTGCTGTATTTGGTGTAGATTGTGCTTCAG GGGATACATTTACTGATGGTTCAGTCAGATATACCATGACCTCTATGAGTGTGCCTGAGCCAGTTATGTCTTTAGCAATATCAGCAGTTTCTAAAGATTCTGGAGGGAAT TTTTCAAAAGCTTTGAATCGCTTCCAGAGAGAGGATCCAACTTTCCGTGTTGGTTTAGATGCTGAGAGTGCGCAG ACAATTATCTCTGGAATGGGTGAGCTCCATTTGGACATCTATGTTGAGCGCATGCGGAGGGAATATAAG GTAGAAGCAACTGTTGGGAAGCCTCGTGTCAATTTCAGAGAGACAATTACTCAGCGTGCTGCGTTCGATTATCTTCATAAGAAGCAGAGTGGAGGACAAGGTCAATATGGAAGGGTTATTGG TTATATGGAACCACTACCACCAGGTTCAGGAACTAAGTTCGAGTTTGAGAACAATCTTGTTGGACAAGCTATACCTCCAAATTTTGTCCCAGCAATTGAAAAAGGTTTCAAGGAAGCTGTGAACTC GGGTTCCCTTATTGGCCATCCTGTTGAAAATATCCGTATAGTTTTGACTGATGGGGCGGCCCATACCGTGGATTCAAGTGAACTTGCATTTAAGATGGCAGCGATATACGCCTTCAGACAG TGCTATACAATTGCAAAACCTGTTATAATGGAGCCTGTGATGTTGGTAGAGTTAAAATTCCCCACAGAATTCCAGGGCACTGTCACCGGTGATATCAACAA GAGAAAAGGCTTGATTGTAGGGAACGACCAGGAAGGAGATGATTGTGTACTAACTGCACAT GTACCTCTCAACAATATGTTTGGTTACTCGACAGCCCTTCGTTCAATGACTCAG GGAAAAGGTGAATTCACCATGGAATACTTGGAACATTCACAAGTTTCCCAGGATGTGCAAACGCAACTGGTTAATGCTCACAACGCTACAAAATCGGGACAATAA